A region from the Penaeus monodon isolate SGIC_2016 chromosome 17, NSTDA_Pmon_1, whole genome shotgun sequence genome encodes:
- the LOC119583476 gene encoding uncharacterized protein LOC119583476, whose product MSACPSPSLLEWVFALKVERMRSAGLVVGLAYLSFLLLMGFSNGVGASRCQQHADCSPEEYCDIQYSATCLCRGGHVRAPDGRCVAGRREGETCEHDIQCALLDLSLVCHGGRCNCPNGLKRPDGVCISVVEIAQAPDPQPPPPAAHHEGAGADFETIASSTAAPRSPTAAQGGFAGPIAICVLIVVSFSILIITTAYNFRVRNRRLDEVRSILNSRSTTSIAARDGRRASIGSLRDAPPSYHTLQPPSYEQATLDAGSLSSTSPQQPRAHNTLRRPSYRTSMESAAISIPELDPRTRVSFDAVAAASASAPTGSSFAEFSNLPYIDDAASPRRY is encoded by the exons TGGCGTACCTGAGTTTCCTTCTCCTGATGGGATTCTCGAACGGCGTCGGGGCGTCTAGGTGCCAG CAACACGCCGACTGCTCCCCTGAGGAATATTGCGACATCCAGTACTCAGCAACGTGTCTCTGTCGGGGAGGACACGTTCGAGCGCCCGACGGACGCTGCGTGGCGGGCCGTCGGGAGGGCGAGACCTGCGAGCACGATATCCAGTGCGCTCTGCTCGATCTCAGCCTCGTCTGCCACGGAGGGAG GTGCAATTGCCCCAACGGCCTGAAGCGTCCGGACGGTGTATGCATCTCGGTGGTGGAGATCGCCCAGGCCCCCGACCCGCAGCCGCCCCCTCCCGCCGCCCACCACGAGGGCGCAGGGGCGGACTTCGAGACCATTGCCTCCTCGACCGCCGCGCCTCGTTCTCCGACGGCGGCGCAGGGCGGCTTCGCGGGGCCCATCGCCATCTGCGTCCTGATCGTCGTGTCCTTCAGCATCCTCATCATCACGACGGCTTACAACTTCCGCGTGAGGAATCGCCGTCTGGACGAAGTGCGGAGCATCCTCAATTCGCGCTCCACGACCTCCATCGCCGCCAGGGACGGCAGGCGAGCGTCCATAGGGAGTCTGAGGGACGCGCCCCCCTCCTACCACACCCTGCAGCCCCCGTCCTACGAGCAGGCTACTCTAGACGCCGGGAGCCTCTCCTCGACGTCCCCGCAGCAGCCGCGGGCTCACAACACGCTGCGACGACCCAGCTACAGAACGAGCATGGAAAGCGCCGCGATCTCGATCCCCGAGCTGGATCCCAGGACGAGGGTCTCCTTCGACGCCGTCGCCGCAGCCTCCGCCTCTGCTCCTACGGGGTCCTCCTTCGCCGAGTTCAGCAATCTTCCCTACATTGACGACGCTGCGTCTCCAAGGCGGTACTGA